Within Verrucomicrobiota bacterium, the genomic segment GCCGGCGGCGTGGGCATACCGGCTCAGGTCGAGCGTACCCAGCGCGGCGGCGGCGACGGTGGATGACTTGAGAAACGCGCGGCGAGTGACGGCTTGGTTGGAGAAGGGAATGGTTTTCATAGGCGGGGTGGAGTTAAAGCACTTTGGTCTGGCCCGGCATGGCGATGGGATATTTCCCGCCAGCGTCCGGACTGACGGGCGCGGCGTGGTCGAGGGAACTGATCTGATCGAGACCGGGCGCGAGTTTAGTGTCAGAATTAAAAGCGTCCTTCCACCTGATCAACTTGCCGGACTCGACGGCCATGCGGCCCATGATGGCGGTGAAACAGGATTTGGCGGAGCGTTCGACTTCGTTGTAAGGCCGGTCATTGCGGATGGCGTCGAACAGCAGGTCGTGTTCGTTCTGGTAATGGTCACACCGCGGACCTTGGTAATCCCAAGCGACGTTCTCCGAGGATTGCTTGTGGCCTTTGAACAGGCGCGGCTTGTGGATGCCTTCGCCGAGGACGCCGCTGCCTTTCGATCCTTGAATCACGTCGCCAAAGAAATCGTGACAACCGAGCTGGTGCCGGCCTTGCGCGTGCATTCGCGTGCCGTCCGGGAACGTGAATTCTGCGGCATAATGATCGAACAGTTGATCGGCTTCCTGGCGCACCTGTCGTCCACCCATGCCTTGGACTGATTCGGGCCAGTCGTTTTTCGCCCAACAGCAAACATCGATGTTGTGGATGAGCCAGTCCACGATGAAGCTGCCGTTGAGCCAGGTGAAATTGCTGTAGTTGGCAATCTGATGCGCCAGTTCGCTTTCGCCCGGTTTCCGCGCGACGAACCCCACCGGCCCGTGCATCCGATACGCCCAGCAGGTGATCACCTCGCCGATGGTGCCGTCGTGGATGCGTTGGATGGCCTCTTCCAGCGGGCGGTAATGCCGGCTCATCAAACCGGTGGCGACCTTGAGATTTTTTTGCGCGGCCAGTTCGCCGGCCTTCAACACCCGGCGAATTCCGGGCGCGTCCACGGCAAAGGATTTTTCCATGAACACATTCACGCCTTTCTCGACGGCATATTCGAAGTGAATGGGGCGAAAGGCCGGCGGTGTCGCAAGGATGACCAAGCCGCCTCGGCCGAGCGAATCGATGGCGTGCTTGAAGGCGTCAAAGCCGACGAACTGCCGCTCGGGCGGCACGAAGACTTGGGAGGTGAACCGCGGGCCGAGCGAGCTGAGGGCGTTGGCCACCTTGTGCGGGAAAACATCGGCCACGGCCCACAACTTCGTTGGTCCCGAAGTGGAGAGCGCGTTCAACGCGGCGCCGGACCCGCGTCCGCCGCAGCCGACGAGCGCGATCTTGATGGCGTTATCCTCGGCACAATAGCCGGCGCGCGGCGCGGCCAACGTGGCGGCGAAGGCTGCTCCGGCGACCGCTGTGCTTGAGGTTTTAAGAAACTCGCGGCGCGAAGTGAGTTGAGGCTGGTTCATGGCTTTGCCTTTCGGTGCGGGCCGACAGGCGTCCACGATCGCGTGGAGTGCGTCGTCGGCCGTTGCGACAACGTTACGAAGCGGGGCGTGCAAAAGTCTTGATATGAGTCAAGACTCTGAGGAATTGCGCGGGAGGGCGGTGGCGCTTCAGCGGGTTGGTGCGGCTGGCTCTCGACCCGCCGACCAGGCTACGGCGCGGCGCAAGAGTTCCGCGGTACCGGCCACCCGCAACGCCTTCACATCGTGCCCGAGCGGCGTGAAGAAAACACGGCCTTTGCCATAGCGATGCACGAAAGCCATTGGATGGTCGCGCTTCGTCAGTTTCGACTGCGCGGTAGCTAAGGTTTCGACGGCTTTGGCGCCCGTGAGGCAGGTGTAAAGCTCATCGTCGGTTTCGAACGAGCGATCCAGGCCGGCGGTGATGGGGTGGCTACCGTTTACAACTTCCACGCGGAACACGCCGCGTGGATCATGAGTGTTCGTGCCATCCCACACGCGGCCGAGAAGATTGGGATACTCATTCCAGTTGCTGAACGCGCCGCAGGCGAAGTGGATGCCCACCAGTCCGCCACCGCGATCCACAAAGGAACGGAGGTTTTCCTTCGCCTTGGCATCCGGCTCCGGCTTCTCCCAGTTCATGAAATGCAGGATGAGCACGTCGTAGCTCGCCAGATTTTTCGCGCCGAGTTGATACGGGTCCTTGAACACATCCACCTTGATGCGCGGGTCTTTGGCCAGTTCCTCTTGCAACACGGGTGTCGTCTCCCACCAGTGATGTCCCGGATAATCAATGCCCGTGATGATGAGCGCGCGAATGGTGTCCCCAGCCGATGCCGGGTACGCCAACGCCAGCAGCGCGATGCCGACAAACGCTGGCGACAATCGAAGTACTCGATCCAAGACTGAAGCCTGACGGGAGAAAGGAGTTTTCATTATCTGGTTCCGTTTTGGAATTTAACTTCAATCAGCGCACAACGGGACGCCGCGGTCTCCGCGACTGCGGTAATAAAGCATTCCAGTCACGTGGAAACATGGTTACTCCGGACGTTCCATTTCTTTGGACACCTGCCCGTTGACCACGGCGGGTGCCGGGTTCGAATTGAGAGGTGAGAAAGCCACCGCCTCGATCTCCACCAACAGTTCAGGCCGGCAAACGTCCGCCTGCAGGTAGATGGCCGGAATCCGCGGAAGGCGGCGTTCGCACACCTCGTGGCACTGTTCGTAGTCTTCCCTGCGCTTTACGTACACGCGCAACTTTGCGATGTCTTGCAAAGTCGCGCCCGCGCCGGGCAGGCCGTGGCGGGCGAAGTTTTCAGGCGCGATGAGCCGCTCGATGTTTTCAATGGTCTGCTCCGTCTGGCGGACGATGTCGCCGGGGTGGCAGGTCTGGGAATTGACGACGCTCGCGGTGCCGGACAAGAGTGTGGCAACGAAGTGGCCTTGGACCACCGCCATGGCGCGCGAGAACTTTGGACTGTGCGGCGAGTGTGTCGCGCGGTAATTGTAGGCTGGCGTTTGCAGTGGATTTTCGAGTGGCAGCAGAAAGACGTCGGGCCGCTGCGAATCCAGTGCCAGGCAACTCATCGTGATGGTGGTTCCGCTCGTGCCGATGCCGGTGCTGGCAGGGTAAATCGTCTCTGGTGCGCAAGCGGCGCGCGCTTTGATGCCGAATTGGATGTCGCGGTAAAAACCCGTCCGGGCGCGGTTCAATTCCTGGTAGCGCTGGCGGCCAGCTTGGCCGGAGTTGATGTGATTGACATAAAGCCACGTGCGCACCACTTGATCAAAGCCGACGCCGGCCTCGGCCAGGCGGGTTTGCATTCGATGGAAGGCGGACACCGATTCGGCGTAAGGGCCGTCCGAGCCGGCGTCACCGCGAATGCCGCCGCAGTGAATCCATCGAATCCCGTCCGACTCGACCGTGAGCAACTCCGGACCGAATCGTTGCACGGTCACGCCCGGTCCGCCCAGCGCCCACAGTTCCACGCCGAGCGCCGCGCCGCCGCACGGCGGTTGAACCACGAACGTCGTCACGGGCAGCGCTTCGCCAAAGCGGGCGCGCAGCAACTCCTGGCATTCCGCCTCGTCCGCGCCGTTCCCCAGAAAGACCATCATCGTGGTCGCCGTGAGCGGCGTCGGGTGGTGTTTGACGATGCACGCCACCTGCGCGAACAATTCTTTGGCCTGCTCGCGAAAACCACCTTGCACACGCGGCATAGCCATCACCGCCATCCGGGCCAGATGCCCAAGGTCAACCACCGCGTGGCGTTCGGGGCCAATCTTTAGTTCACAGGGCGTTCCGCAAGGCGCCGGGATGCTGCATGGAGTTGGGAGGCTCAACCGGCATTGGACCGCAGCGGGCAAACTCTGATGGACCGGTCGCCCCCTGGTCAAAGACTTGGGTTCGCGAATCGCGCCCGGCGGAGTTTCGATGGGCCTCGGTGCAGCCATTCTTCAGTATGACGCAGACCATCGGCGGGGAATCTTGACGCAGGTCAAGGAACCTTGGAGCTACCGGGCGTTTACTGGGACAGGTTTCGTTCGCAACGCTTATGCAAACCTGTTCCCGTCCATTGGCTGCGCGGCTCGCGCTTCTGCCGTGTCTGCTCATGTTGGCCTTGGTCATCTGGCCGGGCGAAACCCGTTGTGCAACGACGAATACAACGACGACTTCGGCAGCGGATTCCGCGGGCGTCAATCCCGACAGTCTCCTCGCCCGCTTTCTTGCCGGGCCAATGCGGTGCGTGGATGAAATTGTTTTTGCCGCCCGCGCATTGAATCAAACCGATGGCCATTGGTACGCGAACTTCGGCTACTACTCCTACGATCCGAATCGCAAAGCCTACGCCAACGGCACGAAGCTGTATCGTTTGAATCTCCGCACGCGCGAGCTGACGGCACTGCTCGTGGACGAGACCGGTGGCGTGCGCGACCCGCAGGTGAGTTACGACGGGAAGAGAATCCTGTTCAGCTACCGGCCCGGCGGCACCGAGCAGTATCACTTGTATGAGATGGACCTCGGCCAGGCTGAAGCAAATCCGAAATCCGAAATCCTAAATCCGAAATTGAAACAACTCACGAGCGGTCAGTTCGACGACATCGAGCCGACCTATCTTCCCGATGGCGGCATCATCTTTGTGAGCAGCCGCTGCAAACGCTGGGTGAATTGCTGGCTTACGCAAGTCGCCGTGCTGCATCGCTGTGACGCCGACGGCTCAAACCTCCGCGCGCTTTCCAGCAACAATGAGCACGACAACACACCCTGGCCGCTGCCGGATGGCCGCATCCTTTACACGCGCTGGGAATACGTTGACCGCAGCCAGGTTCACTTCCATCACCTCTGGGCCGCGAACCCCGACGGCACCGCGCAGACGGTCTGGTTCGGCAATCTGCATCCCGGCATCACGATGATTGACGCCAAGCCCATCCCCGGCAGCGACAAGATCGTGGCCAGCTTCAGTCCCGGTCACGGCCAGCGCGAACATGACGGCGTCATCACGGTCGTTGACCCCAAGGGCGGTCCGGACGCGAAAGAGCTTGCGAGAAAAATCAGCACTAGTTCGCGCTTCCGCGATCCGTGGGCATTTAACGAAGACTGCTTCCTCGCCGCCAGCCGCGACACGCTCGTTCTCATGGATGCCACCGGTCGCACAGAGGAACTCGTCAAACTCTCCGCCGCCGACCGCGCCGCCAAACTCGAATGTCACGAGCCGCGTCCACTCGCGCCGCGCCCGCGCGAACTTGTCATCCAGCCGCGCACCAAACCGGAGGATTCCACCGGCCGCATGCTGCTTGCCGACGTGCATCACGGCCGCAACATGACCGGCGTGAAGCCAGGCGAAATCAAAAAGCTTCTCGTACTCGAAACTCTTCCCATGCCCATTCACTACACCGGCGGCATGGAACCGATCAGCTACGGCGGCACGTTCACGCTCGAACGCATCCTCGGCACCGTGCCGGTGGCAGCGGACGGCTCGGCTTACTTTGAAGTGCCGGCGATGCGGAGCGTCTTCTTTGTTGCGCTGGACGAAAACGACATGGCGGTGAAACGGATGCAGAGTTTCACCAGCGTCCAGCCCGGCGAAATCCTGAGCTGCGTCGGCTGCCACGAACACCGGGCGCAAACGCCGAGCGCGGGTTTCCACGAAACCCTGGCCGTCCGCAAACCCGCCGCCCGCATCGAGCCCATCCGCGATGCGCCCCAGGTCTTTGACTTTCCGCGTGACGTGCAGCCCATCCTCGACGCCCTTTGCGCCGAATGCCACGGATACGAAAAAACTGCGCGCGGCGGCCCGCGCGCCGGACGCCTGATCCTGACCGGCGACCGCGGCCCGCTCTACAGCCATAGTTACTACATGCTCACCATCGCGCGCCTCTTTGCTGATGGACGCAATCAACCCAAAAGCAATTACGATCCGCGCGCCCTCGGCAGTTCCGCCAGCAAACTCCTCACGATGCTTGACGGCTCGCACTACGGTGTGCAAGCGACGCCGCATCAGAAAAAAATGCTGCGCTTGTGGATTGAATCCGCCGCCGCGTATCCCGGCACTTACGCCGCGCTCGGCTGCGGCATGATTGGCAATTATTCCGAGAACAACCAGATCAACACCGGCGCCGATTGGCCCGCCACGCAAGCCGCCACAGAGGTCATCCAGCAACGATGCGTGGGTTGTCACGATGAACCCAGCCGCCGTCTCCCGCTTAATCTCGCCGATGAACGTGGCGTTTCATTCTGGCAACCCAGCCTCGACGACCCGCGTCTGCTCACGAGCCGCCATATCGTGTTCAACCTCACGCGCCCGGAAAAATCCATCATGCTGCTCGCTCCGCTGGCGAAGGCCGCCGGCGGCTGGGGCGCTTGCCGCGATTTGAAATCAAATCAGCCCGCCGCTGTCTTCGCCGACCAGAACGACCCCGGCTATCGAGCTTTGCTCGCGCTCATCAACGCGGGAAAAGTTTACCTCGCCAAGGACACCCGCTTCGACATGCCCGGCTTCCAGCCCAGCGCCGATTGGGTGCGCGAGATGATACGCTACGGCGTGCTGCCTGAATCTATGAAGCCGGAGGAAGTGTCGGATGTTTACGCCGTTGAAGAAAAGTATTGGGAATCGCTATGGCATCGGCCCGTTTTCGCCTCCACGCATTCCCAAGCGCAGAATCAGTAACAGCAGCCGGAGAGGATGTTGCCTCGCGCTTCCGTGGAAGGGTGAGGTGGAATCCAAGCCGTCCTGCCTCCGCGGGTTGCAAACGCCACTACTGACCCTGCCGATGCCTTGGCAGATACAGGTGGTCAAACACATAATCCGCCACCTGTCGGCCTTGCGTGATGCCCTCGGTCTTGTCGAAGGCCCAATGGATGCCGAGGTAAATCCGGCTCTGGCCATTTTCTTCCTCAGCCTGGGAGAGCGATGAGAAGCTGCGCGGGAGCAGCGGTCGTACATTTCCATTGTTGTCTCGCGTGACGCCGTTGAATTCTTCCGACACGAACGTGAAGGCAATGTCGTCTGTTCCGTAGAAGCGGCGCAGCGTTTGAAAGACGGCGCCGCCAAATCCGGCATGGCCCGACGGATAAGCTGGGAAAGGCGGCGTGAAGTTTGGGCCTTGGAGATTGCTGGCGGGGGCGCCCAACGGTGAGAACGTCGGATCGCCAAGAGTGTCCGGGTTGCCATCGCCGGCACCCGTGGGGCCGGTGCCCGGGTCGGATTCGCGGATGCCGGTGATCGGGCGCCAGAAATCGTAGTAGTACTTCGACTCCCAGACGGCCAGGCCCGCTTCGGCCATTGCCACGTTGATCAAAGCCAGCAGCCGCGTAACTTCGACATCATCCGAGCCCATCTGGTCGGCGAGATGCAGCACCAGTTGATTATACAACCTCGGCGGCGCGCACAGGCTGGGCGTTCCGTCGTAGGCCCAGAAAATGCCGATGTAGGTTTGCTCCAAGGTGCGCTCGGTGGGTGTAACCACGCCGTCGCCGCCCAGCCGTTTCACTTCATGGTAAGCGGCCGTGTATTCCGGGCTGGTCAGGGCGGGCGGCGGTGGAATGCGAAACTGGCGGGACGATTGCATGACGAACGGAAGGCACTCGCCCCAGTGTCCGCCCAGAGCGAGGGGAATCAAGCTGATCGGATCCTGTCGCCAATGACCCGGCAGGTCGCTCGTGGGATGATCGATGCCAACGCGCGGTTCGGCGGTTTGCGAACCGTCGTTGGCGCGGAGGGCGAGAATCGCGGCGGCGGCGCGTTTGCCGAGGTTGATGCCATTCGCCCGGGCATTTTTATTTTTAACCTCTGCGAGGTCTTCCGCCAGTCGCGCGTCGAAGCTTGTCGCCTGGGAAGGGAACAATGACACCAGCGTATCATGCGCGGCTTGACTGATGGCGGCCTTCATCGAAAGTGGGCCGGAAGGCGCCCGGACGCCGGTATAGCTTTCGTACTCGCCAATCGCTGAATTCACCGTGTCGAACATCGCGATGTGAACAATCGCCATCGCCCGGCTCGCGCGGCAAGGTCCGAGTTGTTCGCCGAAGACGCGAAGCTCACCCGGCGCCACCGGAGTGTGATCGAGCCCGCTGGCATCGATCGCGATCTGGTTCCAACGACGGACCGCGTCGAGCCCTTTTCGCGGTCCATGTCTGGGACTGTTGACGAGGGGCGGAGCAGCTTGGTAGCGCGGCCCGAAGGCGGCACGAAGTCCGTCGGTTGCGACACTCGCGAAGGTAGAGAGGGCGAGAGCCAGGAATATAATTGAGAACGGTTTCATTGGGGTTTTTTTTTCGGGCCGGTGGTTGACGAACGACATTCACGGCGTGTGGCGATGGTTGAATTGTCGGCGAGGTTGGCATGGTTGGTCTGGAATTTCAAGACAAATAGCGTCTCTTTCATTCGTCAAACTTGACCGGCTGACAAGGAGTTGCTGGCGTCGGGGCTTGGCTGAGTGTCAGCAACATTCCTTTAACGATGTCCATCCAGCACCCTGACAACTCCGGCGTCGTGGAGTCAGGCTTCACGCGAATTGGACTGCTGCTGGTGGTGATGGTAATCCTCGCGATTCTGACGGCGTAGCTCCCGCCGCGCTTTCCAAAGCCAAGGCACGCGGCCAACGGACGGTATCCCGCGGCAAATCCTGGGAGTAATCTGCAATCGCGCGTCATTTACAGCCTAGATTACAGTGAAAAAATTCAAGCGTGCACCGCCGCCGCGCAGCTCATTTCGTAGGCCAAGCCCACGCGCTTGGTGACACGCTTTCCGAGCTTCAAGGAGGTTCAATCTTGCGCAGTAGATTCTGGCCACGTCATCCCGCGCGGTATAGGTTCAACCAACGCGATGACGCCGAGCCAACAACGCGCGATGATTGCTGCCGCGGATTGCGACGTCGCTTTCGACAATCTCACGAGGCAACTCTACGCCACGGACGCCTCGATTTATCAGATCGAGCCAAGGGGGGTCGCGTTCCCGCGCAGCGCCGAGCAAGCCAGCGCTGTGATTCACGCGGCAGCCGACGCTGGCCTCCCGATCACTCCGCGCGGTGCCGGGACGGGTCTGACGGGTGGTGCCATTGGCGACGGCTTGATCGTTGAATTCGCCCGGCACAACCGGCAGATCGCCGTGCTGAATCTGGAAAAGCGCACCGTGCGGGTGGGCGCCGGCGTGGTGCTCGACCAGCTCAACCAATTTCTCAAGCCGCACGGATTCTGTTTCGGGCCGGATGTGGCGACCAGTTCGCGCGCCACACTCGGCGGGATGATTGCCAACAACTCTTCCGGCGCTCACGTGCCGATCTATGGCACCACGGCGGACCACATCGAATCGCTAGAAATTGTCCTGGCGGATGGACGTATCAAAACCATCGGACCTCGCCGCGACGGGCTGAATCCGCAGCGTGAGTTGATCAACTGTTTGGTTCGTCAGCACGCCATGGAAATCAACCAGCGCATGCCACCGGGCTTGTTGAAACGCTGGCCGGGTTACGCTCTCGATCGCTGTCTGCGCGGGCCGGACAATCTCAACCACATCCTGTCCGGCAGTGAAGGCACACTCGCGGCCATCCTGTCGGCGGAATTGAAAATCGTTCCGCTGCCGCGCGACAAAGGTTTGGGTCTGATTTTTTTCGCCTCCGTTGCCGAGGCGATGCAGGCCACCGTGGAACTGCTCGACCTGAAACCCGCCGCGATTGAGCACATCGACCGGGTACTCTTAGACCAGACCAAAGGGCAACTCCAGTTTCAGGCCGCGCGCGACCTGCTCGAACTGGACGCCCGGCCGTGCGAATCGATTTTGATCGTGGAGTTCTATGACGACGTTGCGGATCGCTTGGAACTGCTCGCGAAACGACGCCTGGGTCTGCGCAAAACGATTTTGCGCGAAGCCGCTGAGATGAATCTGGTGTGGTCGTTGCGCAAGGCGGGACTTTCGTTGATCACCGGACGGAAGGGCGACGCCAAGCCCGTCACCGGCATCGAAGACACAGCCGTGAGACCGGCGCAGTTGCCGGCCTACGTCGCCGGTTTGGAATCGATCATGAAACCGCTCGGATTGAAGGTTTGCTATTACGGCCACGCCGCCGCCGGCCTCTTGCACGCTCGCCCTGTGCTCGACCTGCACAGTGCGACCGACTTGAAAAAATTTCGCCAGGTGTGCGACGAAGTTGCCGCGCTCGTACGCCAGTTCAAAGGCTCGCTCGCCGCCGAACACGGCGTCGGCATCGCCCGCACCGAGTTCATGCCCGCACAGCTCGGCGAAGAATTGTTGATGGTGATGCGCGAAATCAAGTCCTCGTTCGACCCGAAGAACCTTTTCAACCCCGGCAAGATCATCGCTGACGGTCGATTCAAAATTGACGCGCACTTGCGGCAGGGCGCGGACCACAAATTGAAATTGCCCTTCACTCCCTTGCTCGCGTTCGCCGCCAAGGACGGTTCATTCGTCCGCAATCTGGAGCAATGCAATGGCTGCGGCGGTTGTCGTAAGGACACGCCGACGATGTGCCCGACCTTCGTGGCGACCGGCGAGGAAATCATGTCCACGCGCGGACGCGCCAATGTCATTCGCGCGGTCTTGGAACGGCGCGGCATCGACGGCGGTGATCTGCTGCGCACGGCGGAATTGGAGGCCGCCCTGAGCAACTGTCTCGGCTGCAAAGCCTGCACGACCGAGTGCCCCTCGAAAGTGAACCTCGCCCTGCTCAAGGCGGAGTTGCTGCACGCGCGGCATCGGCGCGACGGCCTGCCGCTGCGTGAGCGGTTGCTGAGTTCGGTGGATGCGCTCGGCAAGCTTGGCTGCTGTGCACCGGGTCTGGTGAATGCCGCGCTCGATTGGCCGTGGCTGCGAGGATTCCTATCAAAGGCCCTCGACATTGCGGCGCGACGACCACTGCCGCATTACACGAACGAACGTTTCGACCACTGGTTTGCCCGGCGTCCAGTTGGACGGGCTTCTACTCGCGGAAGGGTCATTCTGTGGGACGATACGTTCGTGCGCTATCACGAGCCGCAGATCGGCAAAGCGGCCGTCGCGGTGCTGGAAGCGGCGGGATTTGAAGTCACGTTGTTACGGGAACGGCATTGTTGTGGCCGTCCCGCTTTCAGCCAAGGCAACCTGGATACAGCCGCGCGATTGGGACGACACAATCTGGATCTCCTGAATCACGATGGCGGTGAAGCGCCAATCGTTTTCCTTGAACCTTCCTGCTACTCGATGTTCGCGGAGGATTATCGCGAGTTGAATCTGTCCGGCATCAAGCACATCGTGAATCGTTGCTTCCTCTTCGAGCAGTTCATCGACGATTTGTTGAACCGTGAACCGGCGGCAATCCCGTTCAATCGACAGGCGGTCAGCATCGCGATCCACGCGCATTGTCATGCCAAGTCGTTGATGAACATTTCGTTCATGGCACGGCTGGCGCAACGGTTGCCCGGGCGAAAGGCGACGTTGTTGGACACCGGCTGCTGCGGCATGGCCGGCGCTTTCGGCGCGTTGGAATCCAAATACGAATTATCGCTCAAGGTGGCCGAGCCGCTGATCAAAAAGATCAAGCAACAACCTGAGGGAACAATCGTGGTCACTTCCGGCACCAGTTGCCGGCAGCAGATCGAGCATCTGACAAACGTTCGCCCGCGCCACATGGCCGAAATCATGGCGGAAGCGTTGACATTGGAAAATCGACCGGTGGCGGATGGTGTAACTCCGTTGGTGTGCTGAGAAGGAAGCTGACAAGACAAAGGAATCTTCTACACTCTGCCGCGTCAAGATGAGTGAAGCGTCATTATCGCCGGTTGTGCTCTTGTCGGCTTATTGCTTGCTGATTCTGCTGGCGTCGCTGGCGGGCGGCTGGATTCCGCTGTTTGTCCGGTTGACACACACGCGGTTGCAAGTGGCGACCAGCTTTGTCGCCGGTCTGATGCTGGGCGTCGGCGTGTTGCATCTGATGCCGCATGCGTGGCAGCAACTGCGCTCCATCGACCGCACCGCCTGGTGGTTGCTCGGTGGGTTTCTGTTGATGTTTTTCATCCAACGATTTTTTCATTTCCATCACCACGATGTCCCGGATGAATCGCCGGAAGGAAGCGCTGACGAACATCACCACGATGATCACGACCACGACCACCACCAGCACGAACGCACGCTGGCCGATCAATCAGCAAGTCAGTTGTCGTGGAGCGGTGCCGCGCTCGGATTGACGTTGCACACGTTGATCGACGGCATCGCGCTGGCCGCGAGTGTGGAAGCGGAGGCTCATGGTAGCGGAGGTGGACTGCTGGGGCTGGGCACGTTTCTCGTCATCATCCTCCACAAACCTTTTGATGCAATGGCCATCGGCACGCTGATGGCGGCGAGCGGCTGGTCGAGAGGTTCACGACATTTTGTGAACGGACTTTTCGCGCTGGCGATTCCCGCCGGAGTATT encodes:
- a CDS encoding ZIP family metal transporter produces the protein MSEASLSPVVLLSAYCLLILLASLAGGWIPLFVRLTHTRLQVATSFVAGLMLGVGVLHLMPHAWQQLRSIDRTAWWLLGGFLLMFFIQRFFHFHHHDVPDESPEGSADEHHHDDHDHDHHQHERTLADQSASQLSWSGAALGLTLHTLIDGIALAASVEAEAHGSGGGLLGLGTFLVIILHKPFDAMAIGTLMAASGWSRGSRHFVNGLFALAIPAGVLLFHFGAGQFSDAGHIFLGAALAFAAGTFVCIATSDLLPELQFHAHDRVKLSFALLAGLILAAAIGKFETTGHEHHHPPIVWPDQSVP
- a CDS encoding FAD-binding protein, whose amino-acid sequence is MTPSQQRAMIAAADCDVAFDNLTRQLYATDASIYQIEPRGVAFPRSAEQASAVIHAAADAGLPITPRGAGTGLTGGAIGDGLIVEFARHNRQIAVLNLEKRTVRVGAGVVLDQLNQFLKPHGFCFGPDVATSSRATLGGMIANNSSGAHVPIYGTTADHIESLEIVLADGRIKTIGPRRDGLNPQRELINCLVRQHAMEINQRMPPGLLKRWPGYALDRCLRGPDNLNHILSGSEGTLAAILSAELKIVPLPRDKGLGLIFFASVAEAMQATVELLDLKPAAIEHIDRVLLDQTKGQLQFQAARDLLELDARPCESILIVEFYDDVADRLELLAKRRLGLRKTILREAAEMNLVWSLRKAGLSLITGRKGDAKPVTGIEDTAVRPAQLPAYVAGLESIMKPLGLKVCYYGHAAAGLLHARPVLDLHSATDLKKFRQVCDEVAALVRQFKGSLAAEHGVGIARTEFMPAQLGEELLMVMREIKSSFDPKNLFNPGKIIADGRFKIDAHLRQGADHKLKLPFTPLLAFAAKDGSFVRNLEQCNGCGGCRKDTPTMCPTFVATGEEIMSTRGRANVIRAVLERRGIDGGDLLRTAELEAALSNCLGCKACTTECPSKVNLALLKAELLHARHRRDGLPLRERLLSSVDALGKLGCCAPGLVNAALDWPWLRGFLSKALDIAARRPLPHYTNERFDHWFARRPVGRASTRGRVILWDDTFVRYHEPQIGKAAVAVLEAAGFEVTLLRERHCCGRPAFSQGNLDTAARLGRHNLDLLNHDGGEAPIVFLEPSCYSMFAEDYRELNLSGIKHIVNRCFLFEQFIDDLLNREPAAIPFNRQAVSIAIHAHCHAKSLMNISFMARLAQRLPGRKATLLDTGCCGMAGAFGALESKYELSLKVAEPLIKKIKQQPEGTIVVTSGTSCRQQIEHLTNVRPRHMAEIMAEALTLENRPVADGVTPLVC